From the genome of Bacteroidota bacterium:
CTCGAGTGTATTCCAACGATTCTACCAAAAGCCCATATTCAATTCTGTTAACAGGAGCAGGTGTTGGGACAGGAGTTGTCGTGGAAGAAAATGATGTTGAAGCAGCTTACACATTTCCACAAAATCCCGTTATCTTCCCGGATTTTGCCAATATGAACAAGTGGCAAGTATCTACTACTGGCGGCAGCGGTGGTGCAACAATGCTGGGATATATTTATAACCTTAACGGCGATCCTGCGTTGCCGAACAAAGCATCGTATGTTGAATACTTCCCAAAAATTCCGGTATTGGATGGAGGTTCACCTGGTTTAGATACTTTTAATGTGTATGCTCGAGTCCCGGTCGGTTCGTCAAATTCATCTCCGAGAGTAATCTATAAAGTATTCCAAGGTGCCGGAAAAGAAGTACAGATTGATACGATCAACCAAAACAATCGCGGTGCAGATCGCGTGTTCTTAGGAAGATCAGTTTTCTTGCGTTCAAACTCGAGAGATGCGCATGGCACAGGAGCAATCAATGGGTATATTCGACTCGAAAATGATACGGCATTAGTGAGCGAATATTACAAGGATTCGCTGGTTAATCGGGCGCGCAAAGACAGTTTTGTTGTCCGTGCAGATGCGATTATCTTACAAGAGGCAACACTTGTGGTAGGAGTTGAATATGAAGTACTACCGGATGTTCCGAACACATATTCATTAAGTCAAAATTACCCAAATCCATTCAACCCGACAACCAAAATTCAGTTTGGAGTGCCGATGACTGGTAATGTTGAATTGAGAATTTATGATGTTCTTGGCAGAGAGGTTCGCCGTTTGGTGAATGAACAATATGATGCGGGAATGTACTCTGTTCAATGGGATGGGAAAAACAGTCTTGGGAAACAAGTTTCCACAGGAATGTATATCTATCAAATCCGTGCAGGACAATTTGTCCAAACAAAAAAAATGTTGCTCTTGAAATAGTATCAAGTTTTTAATGAAAAGTAGTCAGTAGTCGCAACGGATGATGGACTATTGACTACTTTTTGTTTTCTATGGCGGACGAATGTCATTTCAAGTAATCATTTCAATTTTAATTGCTGTCGGTAGTCTTGCGTATTTTATTCCAACGCCTCAGGAATTACGCGATTCGTTTGTTGCGGGGCAGAATTATTTTGCCGCACGAAACTACCCGAAAGCAATCGAACAGTATGAAAAAGTGCTTGCGACAGAGAGTGATTTACTCTCCGCTGATAGTGTTCGCGTAACATTATTGAATGGTGAATTAAATGTTGGTGTCCGTTCAGCTTCGTTATACCAAAAAGCCAATTCGTACCGCACCATGGGAATGATCGATTCTGCAATTGCAACATTTCGTATTGCAGTCAATCGGACCGATTCCCCAAAACTTCCTGTGTTATCGCGTTATCAAATCTATGATCTCTTTTTTCAAAAAAAGGAGTACGACAGTGCAATTACTGCTGCCCGTGATTTAATCCGACAGCATCCGTTCGATGAGAAGGTCGAACAAGCACATTATGATATCGGATGGGCATTTCGTTTTTTGTTACACTATGACAGTTCATCGGCATCTTTTCAGCATCTCATTGATACCTATTCGGAAAGCACATTTCGCGTCAGAGCGATGTATCAGATTGGACAGAACGCTCTTGATGCTAACAAGCTGAATGATGCCATTATTGCCTTCTCAATTCTGGTCAACCAGTATAAACCAGAATCATTTTCTCGGACCGATTTTCAAAATATGGAGCTTCGAGCAAATCGCGAACGCCAGATTTTTGATGCTGCGTCGAATCGTGAAGAAGATAATATGAATCTTGAGCTGGTGTCAAAAGGAGAGTTCAAAATAGCGGAAGCATATGAACGTCTCAATACGATTGATTCTGCCGTCGCCAGATATCGGTATATCATTCGGACATATACGCTTCTTCCAACGTTGATTGAGATTTCCTATATCCGTTGGGCAGAGTTAATGTTGAAAGTACGTGGATTAGACCAAGCAATGTTAGTATATCAAGGTGCAATTGACGAAAATTTTCAAAATAAAGTATTTCAAGCTCGGATGCAGTACAAAATCGCAAGAACGCTTCAGGATCAAAAAGAATTTGAACGTTCAGCGAGGGCCTATGATTTTTTTGTCAAAGCATATCAAGAGTTTGCTGATCTGGCAGAATTTTCACTGGAAAATGCCCGATTTTTTTCCGTGTTAAATTATAATGCGGCAAAAAATTACCAAAGTGTTATTGTTTCATCGGATTCATTTTTAACCAATCATGCCGGAAGTGAATTTTCGGCAAAAGCACTAATTCTCCGCGGCAATGCCTTCTTAAGTCTGCGGAAATTTAACAATGCCCGCGAATCATTTCGTACCGTTTCCGATACATATCCCTCTGCGGAGGAAGCACCGCATGCACGAATGCAGTTCGCAAAAACGTACTATGATGAAAAACGTTATCCGGATGCTATTGCTGAATACAAAATACTTTCCGGTTCAATCAGTGTGGAACAGCTTCGAAGTGAAATTCAATATTATTTAGGCATGGCTCAATTTTATGTTGGACAAGTGGATAGCGCTGTTATCTCATTGCAACAAGTGCGTCCGACTTCTCAGTTCTATCCATTTGCCTTCGGCCGCATTACAAAAATTTATGTTTCGCTAAATAAATTTGTTGAAGGCGAGGAATTTATTTCGAGAATTATTAGTGAGCTTCCTGATTCCTCACAATTCAAACCGTATGCTCATCTAACGTTCGGTGAATTGCTAGCCGCTTCCGGCAAATTTGATAAGGCTGTCGAAGAAATGGCCATTGTGCTCAGTGATACTTCTGTGGTGGAAAATGCACGGCTCCAAGCAAGGTTTGCCCGCGGTGCGTTGTTTCAACAAACAAA
Proteins encoded in this window:
- a CDS encoding tetratricopeptide repeat protein, coding for MSFQVIISILIAVGSLAYFIPTPQELRDSFVAGQNYFAARNYPKAIEQYEKVLATESDLLSADSVRVTLLNGELNVGVRSASLYQKANSYRTMGMIDSAIATFRIAVNRTDSPKLPVLSRYQIYDLFFQKKEYDSAITAARDLIRQHPFDEKVEQAHYDIGWAFRFLLHYDSSSASFQHLIDTYSESTFRVRAMYQIGQNALDANKLNDAIIAFSILVNQYKPESFSRTDFQNMELRANRERQIFDAASNREEDNMNLELVSKGEFKIAEAYERLNTIDSAVARYRYIIRTYTLLPTLIEISYIRWAELMLKVRGLDQAMLVYQGAIDENFQNKVFQARMQYKIARTLQDQKEFERSARAYDFFVKAYQEFADLAEFSLENARFFSVLNYNAAKNYQSVIVSSDSFLTNHAGSEFSAKALILRGNAFLSLRKFNNARESFRTVSDTYPSAEEAPHARMQFAKTYYDEKRYPDAIAEYKILSGSISVEQLRSEIQYYLGMAQFYVGQVDSAVISLQQVRPTSQFYPFAFGRITKIYVSLNKFVEGEEFISRIISELPDSSQFKPYAHLTFGELLAASGKFDKAVEEMAIVLSDTSVVENARLQARFARGALFQQTKKYTEAIEDLEYCLKQSAFAENFPASVPSANEKLALSYLGIGKKKEAIEKIETLLKQVTTQSLRVKYLSSLTELFVQVNDYQNVVEYGNQVIHADSADDNSRAKAFAALSNAYGNLGNLDKVVETMHEAADTLTSHPYIKDILWQTADLMFEGEGFQHAEKLYAIYLEKFPLDPKSEDALYNRSISLVNIGKVDEGVALKRRYIRDYPTNSRIAQTQYEIAETYYNAERFDLAAQEYAHTAKDYPQSEYAVTAAYNKAWCYYRMGDTLKMVEELNRFVRTFPNSTQAPDAQFSIADFYYNNKEYEKAKKAYQTIVDKYPAYTRIEEAKGLVHELDQINSFQEYARAMIYFDNQDFKRAIPMLEEVIKKYPDADVRYASEANIASAYSELGDKKKALEIFNKIIEKYSGTAQAQMIVFFAEQHKRWLESKQNQ